tttttacaattcTAAATCAGGAGGTGGGTTCTAATGCATTTATGTGCATCTTAGCACTGCCAGTGATAATGTTCTTTGGATCTGTTCCTTTATGTGGCATTCTGTTTTAGAAATGGAACAGAGGCACAAGTGTGTTAAGCTTACAGAAGCCACCAGTGGAGACCCAGGAAGGAGTCCAGCatgcttctttccctttccGCTGGGCCATACTGCTTCTTACAGCTGCTTCATTTCCAATTGGCACTATTTGATCAGCTAGTGAGTACAGCTATTTATTTGACTGATTCAGGATTTATATGCTGGCAAAGAGCAGAAGTGCTGAGTCACAAGCTTTTGAGTGCTGGATACTGCTCACCAAAGGCATACATCATAATTCACCTTGATAAATCCAGTATTTCCtatttggttttcattattgattactcattttctttctgattagAATACTTTATGATGAGTCacatctgattttaaaacagtacGAAGAGAACAGTCATACAACCTTATTCCAGGAGACTTCAAATATAATGAAGAATCTGGCACGCTCAAGCTAAAACAGATGACATGAGTAAGCACGATTCTGCTGAGCTTACACAGATAGAATTCTCAATTTGAATAGGATACGAAGCTTCTTCAAGCTGCTTAGCTATCTTCAACCTCTGCCACCAATTATGCTTAGAAACGTGAATAGAATTTTACTCCTTTTGGGTTTATTCAGCTGAGGTTTTCAATGCAAGAGAGCAGAGCTTTTCTGATCCACATGCtcttttaaatctaaataaGCCTTTCCACACTGTGCAGAATTGCCTCTTGGGGTTTCCTCCCTTTGTCTCTCTGTTCATGCATGCCATTCACCTCCTGGGTGGAAGACAGCGCTTTCTAAAAGCAAGGAGCACACTTGCAAGGTTTCAGCTAGGGCTAATCTTAGCTTTTTAGTTGTTCTTGATAATCACTGGTGAGTCACACGAAGAACACTCCTCTTACACTTTATGCAATGAGTGATGCCTATGTACTTTTCATCTCTGCTGATAAAACAGAGACCCACTCTTCCTGCAGTGTCTGATGAATCCTCAGCAATTCTGGGTCAAAGCAAACAGGGCAAGCCTCCCTAAGCCCATGGCTTAACATGAGGAACTGGTGGTGACAAATGCCTCAGAGCTGTGACAAACCCTGTAACCAGCATATTAACACAAATTCCCTTCCATGGTGATGTGCTGAGTCTTTGCCTTGTGGCTAAATAATTATGCAATTTGTGGCCTGGTTGCTGAACatataattaaatacataaatagatgAAGTACAGCAATAGCATGTTTTTTGCTCTCTAATAATTGAtctaacttaaaatatttgtgatttgATTCTCAATGGAAACAACAATCTAACATGCCAACTTCCAAACCAAAGGTCAAGGCTGCAGTTAGTCCTTGTGCAGAGCTCCATCAGTTCAAGATGGGGCATGGGCTAAGGCTTACTTCTGAGCTCTGTGAAGACATTTGCATTTCCACATATGAAAATGACATTGTTTTACAATGAGAATATCAGGTACTTTGCAGAGCTTCTTATTCTATTAATATGAAGGCAAATTTTAAGATGCCCTTATACATGCATTGAACAGAATTGTGCTCAGATCCTGTGCTCTATTGAACTATGTAGCAGGAAAAATCCATTGAGTAAGTTTTTATACCTGTTGTTCTCCTTAGgtcttactgaaaaatatatgctCATCATAAAAATTCCTAGTCAGCATAAAAGTGATCCCTTAATGCCTTAATAAttgttagtatttttaattatttataaatatttttaattagattatGTTGGACTTTTAAGATCTGGGGTTtgagaaaaggtatttttggggaggaaagggtTAGGACTTTTTGCACCAAAGATTTTGCTTAAATTTCCATTATTAtgaatttctttcctgaaagacAGGAGATCCTGGTTTGAAGGATACTTAGGAAGACTTCTGATTTGTGTTGTCTATGTTCTGAGCCTCTATGTTATATGCCCAACTGAAAAGGGAGAGCAGGAGACAGCCACAAGAAGCCAACAGTGTCGTGCGGGGAGTTCAGTTCTGCCACAGAGCTTCGGGGCTGCCAAAAATTATTCTAACCCAGTAGTCCAGGATGGGCCACCAAATGTGTGAACATAGTCTTTTATTTGTAACAAGTGTTTGTGGGGGGATTTCTTCAGTAGCAGCACAGATCAGTTCCCCCcatgccacacacacacacatttctcaTGCTCCCACTTGCCTTTGACCAACACAACTCAGCTGTGTTTGTGCAATCAATTTTAGTCCAACACCACCAATTTCCACTTTACATGTTCTAAACTATTGACCAAAAACTGCTACTGTTGCTTTATATGGAATCTTAGCATAAGTATTTAGGAAGATAGTTTTAATCTGTATGATGGACAGTATTACAGAAATggttttttgtctttaaattggAAGACTGATAAAAATAGCTATTTGTGTATGTTCACCAAGGTTATGTCTGCAACCTTAGAACAGAATTTCCTATATCCctattttcaaacagaaagtTAAAAAGTTAGCCTAAACTAATTTTCAATCTTACAGCCAATATTTTGCCAAGAAATTATACCAGCAGATTTactaacacatttttatttaaactgtgaatgttttcattaacaTACACTTGGCACAGAGCGTCCCAGCTGGAAATACTGGTTCTCTTCCCAACTGCATTTCAATGGTTTAAAACACCAAAATCCTTACAACATTCCCAGGCTCCCATCATCGCTCAGAGGTATAGAACAAATTGATCAAGCAAACCCTGGGGCTGCGATAAACGTGAGAACGGTCAGCTGGGTGGTTTCTTGTCAACTAAGTGCAGTTATTAAAGGGCggctatttaaaatgtgtttatgagCAGTGTGTGACCTCCAGTGTATGGGTAAATACTGCCCTGCGTTATCACTTCCATTCGGCGCTGCTCTAAGACCCTATTAGTGAAGTTGTTGCCCGGTTACAAACCCCACACGGGCAGAAAGAGCCCCGGGCAcgagcagcagcccccggggacgagcagccccggccccccgcccaCTCCGCACACCCGGCAGGGCGGCGGGACTGTTCCCTGTGTCCGTCCCGGCCGCGGGAGCCCGGCTGCCGAGAGGAGCCGGCGGCAGTGACTTACTTGCCCTGCGAGCCCTCCGTTTGCTGCCGGCTCCCCGGCGGCGTCCCGAAGGGCAGAGGGTGGAGCGGGGGCATCCCGGGAAGCCCGCTCCGCAGCCGCCCCGGGGCGTCACTCCAGGTAACCGTCAAAGACATCCAGCTCGCCGTCCGTCTCGTAGAGCATGGAGCCCGGCTCAGAGAGCACCCCAAGGTCCAGCAGAGCCTGGTCCACGTCCTCGGGCAGGAAGACTATGCCCACGTTGAGGACGATGTACTCCATCAGGAAGGCATAGTACAGGATCAGCACGTTGACGAAGAACAAGCCCACGTAGAACATATAGGGCAGCGCCAGCAGCGCATGGAAGGCCCAGGACTCCAGCGCATCCAGCCGTGCCGACACGGCGGCGGGCATGCAGCTGCGGGGGGCCGCGCTCCGCAGCCTCGTCGGGGGGCAGGGGGACGAAGGGGGCGAAACGCCGGGGCCGGAGCCCGGTGCGGACCCCGCAGAGGTCGAGCCCGACGAACCCGGCTTGAGCGCGgtgccgcagccccgccgcTGGCAGGAGGCGCTCCAGGGGCAGCTCCGGCCCAGCTGCCGCAGtcccgccgcgccgcccgccctcCCGCTtggcggcacggcacggctcggcggGCGCGCTCCCGTGCGCGGGGCCGAGCCCCTTCCCGCCAACACGGCCCGGCTGTGGTGCTGCCGCCCCCGCCACCCCCGTCCCTCAGCGGCGCGGAGCGAGGCACTACCGTTCgtcagcagggctgtgctgggatcAAAGTGCGATCAAAGACACCACTGTCAACTTTTTATTAtcagatttaatttcttcaacTATTTAAGGAATTCAACTGACGCGGATCTtccccagccagctgccacTAACGCTCCCACTCCCCTCGTCCCGCTTTAAACCAGGCGGTGTGTAAGCCCAGGCGGGCGGTGCAGACCAAAGCCTCTCCGCGGAGGACACGGCACTGCCGGCCCCGCCAACCCCCTCTCCGTTCCCGTGCCACCCTGTGCCTGGACCGGCTTTCCCGCGACCATCACGGCCCGCCCGGCCGTCCTGAGGGGATACCGACGCCGAGCCCCTCACGCGTAATGGCGGAAGGGCAGCCCTCAGCGCGCcgccctgcctgctgggagtTGAAGTCCCCGCTGCGCTGCCGAGCTCGGGGGGGCGAGGCTTCGGTTCCCGGCGTGCCCCGGCCGCGCGTGCGCCCTGCTGGCCGTGCCGTGCGCTGGGGGCCCCGCGGCACCCGCCCCCGTGCCCGCCGCGCCATGGAGCCTTAGGGGCTGCCGCCGCCATGTTCGGCCGCTCCCGCAGCTGGGTGGGCGGTGGGCACGGGAAGGCCGCCCGCAGCATCCACTCCTTGGACCACCTCAAGTGAGAgcgggggggtgggaggggcgGGGGTGCTCTCCGGTTGTGAAGGGCGGGAGGCGGCCGGCCTGTTTTCCTCAGGagctggcagcggggctgtCCGTCTTCGCCTCCAGATCCCCTCAGAGCAGGCGCGGTTCCGTGCTGGGAGGTCGGGATTGTGGCCGCGACGTGTGCGGCTTCAGTCCTGATAACCCCACGGCCTCCTTCTGCGGAGTGACAGGAGCAATAAGCAAGGAATCTGTGGTGCTTGCTGAGACAGCCGTCGGCctgcggggggccggggcccggcCTGGTGCTGTGGGGCCTGGGGAGcgagctgctggcagctttaAAGCTGTTGGGCTGGGGAATGGTAACGCTGGTCTCTGGAGCCTGGTATCTTGGCATTATTGCTGACTGCAGAACGGGTGGGAGAGCGTtttctggctctgctgctggagggatggAAGGGCAGCAAGGGATGAAGCAGTTTCCAAGTCACTGATCTATTGTGAGGGTTCTGGTGCTGAGAGAATAATGAGGTCTGCTGTGATAGCTTCTCGTACTATTGAGCAAGAGAAGATGAGCATTGAGAGGGGAagctttttctaaatgaaattgCAGTGAATGCAGAGCTCTTTGAGAAATGCATAGCTGGTAGTTTTTGATGATTAGTCAGAGTACAAGGGGATTTGAATGGGGTCTGACACTAAAGAGCAGGATACGCTTACACAGGATTTGGATCTCGCAACTACTTTATCAAGGTTGATGTTTGGATTCTCGTCCTTAACTCTAAACTGGAGATTTGTGCAAAACCAGCAAGACAAAACTGCAGTGCAGGACTCTAGCAGAGACAGGGAAATGAAGTCCATAAATACAAGGCAGTGTAGCTGATGAGGCAGTAGCACTGCAGGAAGTAATGTTGAAGGCATGGTAGGTCAGACGGAAAAGTCAGTGACTGGCATTGTGAGGAAAAGCCATGCTCACACATAAACATAGGCATGTCCTAATTAATGTACAAGGGGTGGTTACTCTACTACTCAGTGGAGCTCTTGTGTGATCTAGATCTAGTTTTGGTGTTATGCTTGCAGATATAGCAAGGGTGCTGATGCATGATGAAGTGGGAAGAAATTGAGTTTACATTTAGGAGGAGTTTGGTGAGAGGGATGTTAGTCtttcaagcaagaaaaatgtgatCAAATGTTCCCTTGTAGCCACAGAGGGTAGGACAAGCAATGTCCTGTTTGATTGGCAGCAAAGGAGAGTTAGGCTTGTAAGTGTTGTGCTTGTGCTTCACTTCTTACCTGAGAGCTAAAGTATGTAGTTCTCTACTAAAATACTAGATTGGGGTGGGCTTATTGTGTACGTTTTCTTTAATTATGAGATCTGAAATAGTATGTAAAGGAGAGGGCAGCCAGTACCTTCGATCTGTTCAGACTGTATATGTTAGAAGTGTTAATTTAGTTAGCTTGTATGAATTTCAGCTTCTAGCCAAATGTCAACAGCAGAGGTAGCTGCCTAGTAGTAAGTGAAACCTGGGGCTTCTTGAGAGTAGCAGGCAGAGTGTAAAACAACAGAGGAAAGGGAGCAAAGAACCTTCATGTCAGGGGCATGAGAAGAACTTTCATGTCAGTCTTGATGAGCTCACTTGCTCGTGAGCTCTCTTTAACTCTGTCAGAAACATGTGTTGAGTTACTTGTGAGAGAGTTGAGTAGAACATACCTTGCTATTAAAAATTAGCTTAGCCTATAGAAAGTGTATCATGCTAGGTTACAAGAGTGGAGTTAACCTGGACTGTCCCTAGGGGAATACTTTCATCTTCTTTAACATGCATAAATTTAGtttaaattgtaaaaaataaaaaaataaaacacctgtTTAGTACTACTGAGAGAATTACTGCCTTTTGTCAGCAAATGTTCAGTCTGGAACTACTTTTCTATCAGTTTTAATACAGTTTGAGGCTTGCTTCCGCAATTCTGCTGGTCAGTTCAGTTTGCTGGTCTGCAAGCATGCTGCAGACCAGCTTGGCTAAAGGCAGATTGGGAAGCTGTTTGTGTGGGGGTTTTTGGTATGGCCTTCTTGTCTACCAGAAATACTTGCATTTTGATCCAGTTTTCTAAtaccttgctgaactgatctcTAGAGAGTTTATGAAATGTTACTGTGCCCTGCCTGAATGCTTTTGACTATTTTTCAGAGAACTTGccacttctgtgctgtttggGTAGTAATTGTGGGAATTGTGATAATGTATAAGGAGGAAGTGTTAGTATTCTGGAAACAACATCAGTGTTAGTGCCTGCTTGTGCAAACAGTCTAAAATGCTTACCTCAGTATGAGATTGCATGAATCTACTTCTTAGGGGTGGCATCCAGCAGTTTAAAGTGAGCCCTCTTTTTCCACTTTGTATAGCCCTTGTGTAGGTCAGGGCTCCTTATAGTAATCCCCAGCTGGTGCCTGTGATAGTCACTGTactcctcttctgcagctccttgttttcagagctgtgaCCTGCAGTTAAAATAAGTCTTTCCTACTCTTCAGCTGAGGATAGTCTGATCTCAGTAGATGCGCAGTCAAACCTACTTGAGAAGCAACTGCCTCCTCTTTGCCCACCTATTTACAGACTTTGACTTTGCGTTGGAGTGGATGAAGAGGATCTATGCCATTTAGTCCAGTATTTAAGTAGTGATATCTTAAACTCAACCATCTCTGTAGTGTTCAGCTGAACTTAGCCTGGGTTTTCCAGTTGGAGTGAAAGGCTCCAGGGTTTAGGCTTGGTATCTTTGTTTCTAGACACAAATAACATCTTTTCCCATCTCTGAGTCTGTAAGAGGTATTCTACAGAGCCCTCTGTTGTTACCTTCCAgtgcatttctccttgtttctgTGCTTGGTATTTTAATTGTATCCTGATTGCAcgctatttttatttatttttttatgtgagAGGTGTGTGCTAAACATTTCTCATGACTTGGTCATATGCAGTGTCTATAAACAGGTATGGCTGAAGACTTGTTTCATAGTTGATTCATTTCCTGAAGTCCGTGCTCTGCATTATTTTCTCTATGAGAACAGCAACTAATTACATAGTTAAAGGCAGCACGAAGAAGTGAATGCTTTATGGTTAAATCTGGGGTTTGTCCATTTAAGTGCTTGACTTCCTAAACTCTTAggttttaatgcatttttgtaaACAGTAAATAGAAAAGTCATTAAGACAACTTTGTGTACTCATGAACTGTTGTAGTATGTTGTAGCTTGAGAAtgttttcttaacagaaaaacattcagaatcTTGTCTGTCCTGTTAAACTGCTGGCAAAGTCCCTTACCCGTTGCAGTGGTACCATGGTGCTCTGACGCTTCCTGCATGTTATTTtactagaaattatttttggttGAGCCCAAAGCCTTCAGATGTATAGCGTGACAGAGGTGACGAACATCTCTTCTATGAGGGCTTAGCATTTTAGAGCACAAACAACTTATTTGAAATGAGTGTGTAAAGAGAGACTTTAtgagaatataaaaaatactgagTTTATGTGAGACTTTATATTCTCATGCTACAGTATGCGTCTTGTAAGAGGAATGAGTTTATTCATACTTTCTCATTCATTTGCAAGTAAATGGACAAAGGAGTAGTTTGAAAGGGAAAcgtgtgttttctttgtgtcaGCATGTTAGCAAATCAAGGGAATCTTCAGTGATATCAAGGAAATTGCCAGAAATACATTAAGCCCAAATTAAccaaatatttattgcttttcagaagtgtcTGTGATGCTCTACATTTGGTAGACACCTGAGGTTATGCCATGGCACACAAATCTTCCCATTGCAGTTCTGTTGGAGTGATTCCCAAGTTTTCCAAGTTTCAGTAATGTAACTTATTAATgagaaatatatacaaaaatgcTCACATCTATGAATGTTTGACTTCAAATAAAGAGGCTAAAGCAGGTGTAGTGTCATATTTGAAAACTACattgtttcaagaaaaatatttttttatacagaTTGCTGTAGAATGAGCTGTCCTGATTTATTGGCTTCAGCCGTCTGCTCTTCCCCTACTTGGCGCATGCTCAGAACAGCGACTTCGTTTGTGCTCTGTGTTGTGGTTCCCTGTCCTGATGACATGTACTATGCAGTAATGGGGAGGTTTTGCGAGACCTGAGTACTGCGTGATCTGCTGGAGAGCCTTGGCAATTCTCAAGGGTGGTCAGGCTTAGACTGCCACCTTCGCTGCGGCCCAACACACTGCCAGTCCCCACAGAAGGAACCTGAAGCTGTGATCCTCAGATTAATTGTGGGGGATTTGCAGGGGCTGTTTGAGTTGCTGCTCAGTGACTCATGCTGTGGTACAGCATGTGTTCTGGCTGTGGGAGAGCTGTGGATCAACGTTTCCCTGAATGGTTTCAATGTGACCAGATTCAGTTCTGGATTTGGAAAGCAAGTATTGATTCGTGAGAGGAAAAGTACCGTAAAGagaatttctctttcctcctgccatatcttccttttctcttcctctttcttctgctgcctggCAGGGTAACCTTAATGCAGTGTAGGCTTTAGCACATCGCTGATtgtgcagggagggaagggagcatCAAGATTGCAGAAAGTGAACTCTCATGAGCTGTTTGTTCATCTCCTGGTGTCCTTGTATAGTATTCAACACGTTAACAGCCTTACTCGATCTTTAGGTGGCAGCAAGATCAGCAAGTATTTTACTATGAAAGCACAATCAACTTTTCAGCAATCGCTTCTGGTTCCTGCCTGGCTGGGAACAAGTCACGTGAAGCTCTGGTGAACAGAGCAGCCCTC
This Oxyura jamaicensis isolate SHBP4307 breed ruddy duck chromosome 14, BPBGC_Ojam_1.0, whole genome shotgun sequence DNA region includes the following protein-coding sequences:
- the DEXI gene encoding dexamethasone-induced protein, coding for MPAAVSARLDALESWAFHALLALPYMFYVGLFFVNVLILYYAFLMEYIVLNVGIVFLPEDVDQALLDLGVLSEPGSMLYETDGELDVFDGYLE